A single Hippocampus zosterae strain Florida chromosome 17, ASM2543408v3, whole genome shotgun sequence DNA region contains:
- the LOC127589605 gene encoding paralemmin-2-like: protein MAQRQVQESGKDGRSVLGMLTVQVERDPKTGASVVKSVAPASAPDSRPPASAIFDGDPSTEELGQIFSAADGVGMRAMLDEVTVTLNEADPETADAEAGGGPFKPIQAPVNRSAAKENPGRPESEDKMTREVSRLSARGEERANATVVRDAAGKEVTVEDRVLEQSPITLVFLGYADSTAAQETPDMLIAERVLIADDGEEPRVANPEESESEMDRGAPQMGKDQTSQVQEDHAHREASSATVEERKGPSKRKTCHCCSVM from the exons ATGGCACAAAGACAAGTTCAAGAAAGTGGCAAGGATGGGCGCTCAG TTTTGGGAATGCTCACAGTGCAAGTGGAGAGGGACCCAAAGACAGGAGCCTCGGTTGTTAAGTCCGTAGCACCCGCGTCCGCACCGGACAGTCGTCCCCCGGCCTCCGCCATCTTTGACGGCGATCCCTCAACTGAAGAGCTGGGACAGATTTTCAGCGCCGCGGATGGCGTCGGGATGCGAGCGATGCTCGATGAGGTCACGGTCACGCTAAATGAAGCGGATCCCGAGACGGCTGACGCGGAAGCCGGCGGAGGTCCGTTCAAACCAATCCAGGCACCCGTCAATCGATCTGCGGCCAAAGAGAACCCCGGAAGGCCCGAGTCGGAAGATAAAATGACAAGAGAGGTCAGTCGTTTGAGCGCGCGAGGAGAGGAGCGTGCAAACGCCACGGTGGTTCGAGACGCGGCGGGAAAAGAGGTCACCGTGGAGGATCGCGTTTTGGAGCAAAGCCCAATCACGCTTGTGTTCCTGGGCTACGCTGATTCTACCGCCGCCCAAGAAACCCCAGACATGCTCATCGCAGAAAGAGTGCTGATCGCGGATGACGGAGAAGAACCCCGCGTCGCAAATCCAGAAGAGAGTGAAAGTGAAATGGATCGGGGCGCTCCCCAGATGGGAAAAGATCAAACATCTCAAGTCCAGGAAGATCATGCTCATCGGGAAGCCTCCTCCGCCACTGTTGAAGAGCGAAAAGGCCCTTCCAAGCGCAAGACCTGTCATTGTTGCTCCGTCATGTAA